The following proteins are co-located in the Marinomonas profundi genome:
- a CDS encoding B12-binding domain-containing radical SAM protein gives MTVLLMTPPMTQLNTPYPATAYLTGFLRSRGYEAVQRDPAIELFLEMMTAPALDIIRQHVEDNFESFEDDELPDVIFTFLAEFDRYRLCVEPAIRFLQGKDSSLALRIVSRRFLPEGPAFDAIAQMEAVSGDILKTAFGNLGVQDKAKYLATLFINDLSAVITQGVDPYFEVSRYGERLAAANPSFDDLYNTLMGEPSFSSEILEQLVEQYLEETQPSVVALTVPFPGNMLGALRIAQTCKAINPDLPIVLGGGFINTELRALKDPRVFEFVDFICLDDGERPFMTLLEFFDGKREIDELVRTYFLAEDENGEPYVHYNENAELHDIPQTDVGTPIYDGLPLTEYLSLCEMLNPMHRIWSDGRWNKLTIAHGCYWRKCSFCDVTLDYIDRYDAAGADILVDRIEELIAETGQTGFHFVDEAAPPKALFALARRLIERGVVISWWGNIRFEKTFTPERCQLLADSGCIAVSGGLEVASDRLLKLMKKGVSVEQVARVTKAFSDADILVHSYLMYGFPTQTEQETIDALEMVRQMMAQGCFQSAFWHRFAATAHSPIGINPAEYGITLAERPDILFAENDVDFTDPTGTDHDMLGDGLRKALYNYMHGIGFDQPMDFWFDKPVKRTLVKRDLISKAVNDVIAHH, from the coding sequence ATGACCGTTCTTCTGATGACCCCACCCATGACGCAACTGAATACGCCGTATCCCGCGACAGCGTATCTGACTGGTTTTTTGCGCTCTCGGGGTTATGAGGCGGTGCAGCGAGATCCGGCCATTGAGCTTTTCCTTGAGATGATGACAGCCCCAGCGCTGGATATTATCCGTCAGCATGTGGAAGACAACTTCGAATCCTTTGAAGACGATGAGCTGCCCGATGTGATCTTTACCTTTCTGGCGGAATTTGACCGTTATCGCCTCTGTGTCGAACCTGCGATTCGCTTTTTGCAGGGCAAAGATTCTAGCCTTGCGTTGCGTATTGTCTCTCGTCGTTTTTTGCCAGAAGGCCCAGCGTTCGATGCTATCGCGCAAATGGAAGCCGTGTCTGGCGATATTCTAAAAACCGCCTTTGGGAATCTCGGCGTACAGGACAAAGCCAAGTATTTAGCCACCTTGTTTATCAATGATCTGTCTGCAGTGATTACTCAGGGCGTTGACCCGTATTTTGAAGTCAGCCGTTATGGTGAGCGTTTAGCGGCGGCAAACCCAAGTTTTGACGATCTCTACAACACATTGATGGGCGAGCCGAGCTTTAGTTCGGAAATTCTAGAACAGTTGGTCGAGCAATACTTGGAAGAAACCCAACCTAGCGTGGTGGCGTTAACCGTGCCTTTCCCCGGCAATATGCTGGGCGCACTGCGTATCGCACAAACCTGTAAAGCCATTAATCCTGATCTGCCGATTGTATTGGGTGGCGGTTTTATCAATACCGAACTGCGCGCACTAAAAGACCCGCGCGTGTTTGAGTTTGTCGATTTTATTTGTTTGGATGATGGCGAACGGCCTTTTATGACCTTGCTAGAATTCTTCGACGGCAAGCGTGAAATTGATGAGTTAGTGCGTACTTACTTTCTTGCAGAAGACGAAAACGGCGAACCCTATGTTCACTACAATGAAAACGCCGAGCTGCATGATATTCCCCAAACCGATGTCGGTACGCCCATTTACGATGGCTTGCCGTTAACAGAATACTTGTCCTTGTGTGAAATGCTCAATCCTATGCACCGCATCTGGAGCGATGGCCGCTGGAACAAGCTGACCATTGCTCACGGTTGTTACTGGCGCAAATGCAGTTTTTGCGATGTGACACTGGATTACATCGACCGTTACGATGCCGCTGGTGCCGATATTCTGGTGGATCGTATTGAAGAGTTGATCGCCGAAACCGGACAAACCGGTTTCCACTTTGTCGACGAAGCCGCGCCGCCAAAAGCGTTATTTGCGCTGGCACGACGTTTAATCGAGCGCGGCGTGGTCATCAGCTGGTGGGGCAATATTCGTTTTGAAAAAACCTTTACGCCAGAGCGTTGTCAGCTATTGGCAGATTCTGGTTGTATCGCCGTCAGTGGTGGTCTTGAAGTCGCCTCGGATCGATTACTCAAACTGATGAAAAAAGGCGTCAGCGTTGAACAAGTAGCGCGCGTCACCAAAGCCTTCAGCGATGCCGATATTTTAGTGCATTCCTACCTGATGTACGGCTTTCCAACGCAAACCGAACAAGAAACCATTGATGCGCTAGAAATGGTACGGCAGATGATGGCGCAAGGCTGTTTTCAATCGGCTTTCTGGCACCGATTCGCCGCCACAGCGCACAGCCCCATTGGTATCAACCCCGCTGAATACGGCATCACCCTCGCGGAGCGCCCTGATATTTTATTCGCGGAAAACGATGTGGATTTCACCGATCCGACCGGCACCGATCATGACATGCTAGGCGACGGGTTGCGCAAAGCGCTCTACAACTACATGCACGGCATCGGTTTTGATCAGCCGATGGATTTTTGGTTTGATAAACCGGTGAAACGCACCTTGGTGAAAAGGGATCTGATTTCCAAAGCCGTTAACGACGTGATTGCCCATCACTAA
- a CDS encoding GFA family protein: protein MSHLHTGSCLCGAVKFELEGEFKTFFLCHCSRCRKTSGTAHCANLFAPGAKLSWLSGEDKLSFYRLEGSKFARTFCSVCGSNMPTDAKSRGLVVMPAGCLDTDVTITPQAHIFMDSKGNWDQHLGDIPAFEAMPN from the coding sequence ATGAGCCATCTTCACACTGGGTCTTGCCTATGTGGCGCGGTTAAATTTGAGTTGGAAGGCGAGTTTAAAACGTTCTTCCTTTGCCATTGCAGCCGTTGCCGTAAAACGTCTGGCACCGCCCATTGCGCCAATTTATTCGCTCCTGGCGCCAAGCTTAGCTGGTTAAGTGGCGAAGATAAGCTCAGTTTTTATCGTCTAGAAGGCTCGAAATTCGCCCGCACTTTTTGCTCTGTTTGTGGGTCAAATATGCCGACTGACGCTAAAAGTCGAGGCTTGGTTGTCATGCCTGCGGGCTGTTTAGACACAGACGTTACGATAACGCCACAAGCGCATATTTTTATGGACAGCAAAGGCAATTGGGATCAGCACTTAGGTGATATTCCTGCATTCGAAGCCATGCCAAACTAA
- a CDS encoding dicarboxylate/amino acid:cation symporter, with protein MNTTFKVLLGMALGIIVGLIINLTGLNAEGTWANHYLTNGVFYVVGTMFVNALKMLVVPLVFFSLVSGVCGIGDIKMLGRIGTKSFFLYLVTTAIAIASALIIASGLGIGEGMNAESTASFDGKASPPLSTVLINIIPSNPISAMAQGDMLPVIFFSIMFGVSILMVGKKALVVSDFIESLNEIMMKMVTVIMAIAPYAVFCLIAKAIADLGMDLLAQLLGYVLVLIGVLLFHLFVTLQLVLKVLSGLSPIIFMKKMRNTQVFAFSTSSSNATIPVTLRAVTKRLGVKNSVASFSVPFGATINMDGTAIMQGVATVFIANIYNVELGMAGYLTVILMSVLASIGTAGVPGVGLIMLSMVFAQVGLPIEGIGLILGVDRLLDMVRTAVNVSGDAVVSVVVAKSEGQLNQEVYNDPNADALSDLHLEKNPTA; from the coding sequence ATGAATACAACGTTTAAGGTTTTGCTGGGCATGGCGCTGGGCATCATTGTGGGGTTGATCATCAACCTAACCGGGCTAAACGCAGAAGGAACATGGGCAAACCATTACTTAACCAATGGCGTGTTTTATGTGGTGGGTACCATGTTTGTTAATGCGCTAAAAATGCTGGTGGTGCCGTTAGTGTTTTTCTCATTGGTGTCCGGCGTATGTGGTATTGGTGACATTAAAATGCTGGGAAGAATCGGGACTAAATCTTTCTTCCTGTATCTTGTTACCACCGCCATCGCTATTGCGTCGGCGCTTATTATTGCCTCCGGTCTTGGCATTGGCGAGGGCATGAATGCTGAATCCACGGCCAGTTTTGATGGTAAAGCCTCTCCTCCTTTGTCTACGGTTCTGATTAATATCATCCCGTCGAATCCGATCAGTGCCATGGCGCAAGGCGACATGCTGCCAGTGATCTTCTTCTCCATTATGTTTGGGGTAAGTATTTTAATGGTGGGTAAAAAAGCGCTGGTGGTGAGTGATTTTATTGAATCCCTCAATGAAATCATGATGAAAATGGTCACTGTCATCATGGCGATTGCGCCTTACGCTGTGTTCTGTCTGATCGCAAAAGCCATTGCGGATCTTGGCATGGATTTATTGGCGCAACTGCTGGGTTATGTGTTGGTGTTGATTGGTGTGTTGCTCTTCCACCTATTTGTTACCTTGCAGCTGGTACTGAAAGTATTATCTGGTTTAAGCCCGATTATTTTCATGAAGAAAATGCGTAACACTCAGGTGTTTGCGTTTAGTACGTCTAGCTCCAATGCCACGATTCCAGTGACATTGCGGGCCGTGACTAAACGTTTGGGAGTGAAAAACTCCGTTGCCTCTTTTAGTGTGCCGTTTGGCGCGACCATCAATATGGATGGCACCGCCATCATGCAGGGTGTGGCGACGGTATTTATTGCCAATATTTACAACGTAGAGTTGGGCATGGCGGGCTATTTAACCGTGATCTTGATGTCGGTATTGGCGTCTATCGGTACGGCAGGTGTGCCCGGCGTTGGCCTTATCATGTTGTCTATGGTGTTTGCGCAAGTGGGTTTACCGATTGAAGGCATCGGCTTGATTCTGGGTGTTGACCGCTTGTTAGACATGGTTCGTACCGCTGTAAACGTCTCCGGCGATGCCGTGGTCTCTGTGGTGGTCGCAAAAAGCGAAGGCCAATTAAACCAAGAGGTTTACAACGACCCTAATGCAGATGCTTTGTCTGATCTGCATCTAGAGAAGAACCCAACCGCCTAG
- a CDS encoding methionine aminotransferase has translation MAITSTLVSKLPSVGTTIFTKMSALAVEKGAINLSQGFPDFPPDVRLLERASQAILTGNNQYAPMTGLPLLREAIASVIERHYSRRVSALDEITVTSGASEAIFDAIAAFVHQGDEVVLFDPAYDLYEPAVTLAGGICRRVTLLAPDFRPDWQAFAELLNDKTRLVLINTPHNPTGSCWLAEDVDALWQAIASRDIYVLSDEVYEFIHFGESAVSVHQHAELAKRSLVVSSFGKSFHLTGWKVGYIVAPTALTAELRKVHQFVSFCTATPLQQALAEHLLALPGASAGLAAFYQQKRDVLRNALVASRFTLLPCEGTYFQLLDYSAISDLDDVAFCEWLIDQVGVAAIPVSVFYQQPPKDQRLIRLCFAKEERTLLEAARRLAQL, from the coding sequence GTGGCCATCACTTCTACTCTCGTGTCAAAACTGCCGTCAGTCGGCACCACTATTTTTACCAAAATGTCGGCGCTAGCGGTTGAAAAAGGCGCGATTAATCTGTCGCAAGGCTTTCCAGATTTTCCACCCGATGTGCGGTTATTAGAACGCGCCTCGCAGGCGATTTTGACGGGCAATAACCAATATGCGCCGATGACGGGGCTGCCGCTGTTAAGAGAAGCCATTGCCAGCGTGATTGAGCGCCATTACAGCCGAAGAGTCAGTGCGCTTGATGAGATTACAGTGACCAGCGGCGCGTCGGAAGCCATTTTTGATGCCATTGCAGCGTTCGTTCATCAAGGCGATGAAGTGGTGTTGTTCGATCCCGCCTATGATTTATATGAGCCAGCGGTGACCTTAGCGGGCGGTATTTGTCGTCGAGTCACCTTGTTGGCCCCTGACTTTCGTCCTGATTGGCAGGCGTTTGCGGAATTGTTGAATGATAAAACCCGCTTGGTGTTAATCAATACGCCCCATAATCCGACTGGAAGCTGTTGGTTGGCAGAAGATGTAGACGCTTTATGGCAAGCGATTGCGAGCCGAGACATTTATGTTTTGTCTGACGAAGTGTATGAATTTATTCACTTTGGCGAATCCGCAGTGAGTGTTCACCAACATGCAGAACTGGCAAAGCGTAGCTTGGTGGTGTCTTCTTTCGGTAAAAGCTTTCATCTAACCGGTTGGAAAGTCGGTTACATTGTCGCGCCAACAGCCTTAACTGCGGAGCTGCGTAAGGTGCATCAGTTTGTTTCCTTCTGCACCGCCACGCCTTTGCAACAAGCTTTGGCGGAACATTTGCTGGCCTTGCCCGGCGCGAGTGCGGGGTTGGCGGCGTTTTATCAGCAAAAACGCGATGTATTAAGAAACGCCCTCGTTGCTAGTCGATTTACCTTATTGCCCTGTGAAGGCACCTATTTTCAATTATTGGATTACAGCGCGATCAGCGATTTAGATGACGTGGCGTTTTGCGAATGGTTAATTGATCAAGTTGGCGTGGCGGCCATTCCGGTTAGCGTGTTTTATCAGCAACCGCCAAAAGATCAGCGCCTTATTCGTCTGTGCTTTGCCAAAGAAGAACGTACCTTGCTTGAGGCTGCTCGACGATTAGCTCAGTTATGA
- a CDS encoding diacylglycerol kinase family protein: MFKPNYYLLISAVFIFFVIITSNVYFQLAWAWFALSFFSVSLAYLLNKPTIFRKRSNGTVPVYIRWVFMPFLWSTQLYNSWARSNDTVPALQKIDEGLYLARRLFPSDIHDIKNANISAVLDVTAEFSSLNWVSFQTDIDYLNIPILDHSVPSDTQIQRALNWIHTHRKTGRSVVIHCALGRGRSVFMMAAYLLSQHPTSSPDEIMKKVRAARQTARLNKRQFKRLKRAFNNTLLVVHNSAWLIANPVSGSHQWEKEKDIILSYLSAYFNVTVRTTTPQLNGTALAKEAVKTSPDMIIACGGDGTVTEVAAALVDSDIKLGIIPFGTANALNHVLCGTMSKVASLETICLNLIDGYEQRIDTATCNGELMLLLAGVGFEQQMIEKADRSKKDSSGQLAYLQGLWEAIGQNEVHEFTVQLDDGASFTIKTPSLTIANAAPVTTLLAQGKGVPDIMDGKLDLTWLDPERMQILNLAELALLGMGDRNQDESENNQDENNHADSPSHIDSKGNHDLESDGNNGIFHRSAQRVTVDISQVGHYVIDGETREADTIEVIVKPKSLSVIVPESVR; this comes from the coding sequence TTGTTTAAACCCAATTACTATTTACTGATCTCAGCAGTCTTTATTTTCTTCGTCATTATCACCAGCAATGTGTATTTTCAACTTGCTTGGGCGTGGTTTGCTTTATCCTTTTTCAGCGTCAGCCTTGCTTACCTATTAAACAAACCGACGATTTTTCGCAAACGCTCTAATGGCACGGTGCCCGTTTATATTCGCTGGGTGTTTATGCCTTTTTTGTGGAGCACGCAACTGTATAACAGCTGGGCCAGAAGCAATGATACGGTGCCAGCATTACAGAAAATCGACGAGGGATTGTACCTGGCTAGGCGCTTATTCCCTTCGGATATTCATGACATTAAAAATGCCAATATCAGTGCGGTATTAGACGTAACAGCGGAGTTTAGCTCATTAAACTGGGTGTCTTTCCAAACCGATATCGATTATTTAAACATTCCCATCCTTGACCACTCAGTTCCTTCCGACACGCAAATACAGCGCGCGCTAAACTGGATCCACACACACAGAAAAACAGGCCGTTCGGTGGTGATTCATTGTGCCTTAGGACGCGGTCGTTCGGTGTTTATGATGGCGGCCTACTTACTGAGCCAACACCCAACGTCTTCACCAGACGAGATTATGAAAAAAGTGCGAGCAGCGCGTCAAACCGCACGCCTTAACAAACGCCAGTTTAAACGCCTAAAACGAGCCTTTAACAATACGCTATTAGTGGTTCACAACAGCGCTTGGTTGATCGCAAACCCAGTCTCGGGGTCCCACCAATGGGAAAAAGAAAAAGACATCATTTTAAGCTATTTGTCGGCGTATTTTAATGTCACCGTCAGAACCACCACGCCGCAACTCAACGGGACCGCGCTGGCCAAAGAAGCCGTCAAGACATCGCCAGATATGATCATCGCCTGCGGTGGCGATGGCACGGTCACCGAAGTGGCTGCGGCACTTGTTGATAGCGATATTAAACTGGGCATTATTCCCTTTGGCACCGCGAACGCCTTAAATCATGTTTTGTGTGGCACAATGTCTAAAGTCGCGTCACTGGAAACCATCTGTTTGAATTTAATTGATGGCTACGAACAGCGTATCGACACCGCAACCTGCAATGGCGAATTAATGCTGTTACTGGCAGGCGTTGGGTTTGAGCAACAAATGATTGAAAAAGCCGACCGCAGTAAAAAGGACAGCAGCGGTCAGCTCGCCTATCTACAAGGCTTATGGGAAGCCATTGGGCAAAATGAAGTCCATGAATTTACCGTGCAGCTGGACGACGGCGCGTCATTTACCATCAAAACCCCAAGCCTAACCATTGCTAATGCCGCCCCTGTCACCACTTTGTTGGCTCAAGGAAAAGGTGTGCCCGATATTATGGATGGCAAACTGGATTTAACTTGGCTGGACCCTGAGCGCATGCAGATTTTGAACCTAGCGGAGTTAGCCTTGCTCGGCATGGGCGACCGCAACCAAGACGAATCAGAAAATAACCAAGACGAAAACAACCACGCAGATTCACCCAGCCATATCGACTCGAAGGGCAATCACGACCTAGAAAGTGACGGCAATAATGGTATCTTCCATCGTTCCGCCCAACGCGTTACCGTAGACATCAGCCAAGTTGGCCACTATGTCATCGATGGCGAAACCCGCGAAGCCGACACGATAGAAGTCATCGTGAAGCCTAAATCCTTGAGCGTCATCGTGCCAGAATCTGTCAGGTAA
- a CDS encoding BCCT family transporter — protein MAYSENAQKTASGAVLLPVFIPAVVVMLLLIVGTLSNPELAGEAFKNALAWVTETFGWFYMLATAIFLVFIICIGFSSWGNIRLGPDHGDPQYSFPAWFAMLFSAGYGIALLFFGVAEPVLHFSQPPNATPETVAAAREAMQIAYFHWGLHIWGIYGLMGLVLAYFAFRHGLPLAVRSALYPLIGDRIYGPIGHTVDVFAILGTMFGLATTLGLSVTQINAGLHYLWEDIPINTTVQITAIALITLAAIGSVVAGMDKGVKNLSILNMALAVVIMAIVFMVGPSIHILDAFVQNTGAYLSNIVERTFNLQAYTQSDWIGNWTLFIFAWTIAWAPFVGLFIAKISRGRTIRQFIFGVLAVPTLFTFLWFAIFGDTALYLIMEQGKDVLIGEVQADHAVALFQFYDLLPWSTFLSVITVFLIITFFVTSSDSGSLVVDSLASGGALETPVWQRVFWASLEGVIAATLLLAGGLGALQAMSILAALPFAIIMLIAALGLWRALVIEGHRGATLEAAAAPVRAYSQEGNWRKRLSSLFKFPGQAKVNHFIKEVVVPAMEEVQTELAINGWKANITEEESGVTFQLEREDKLDFFYQVAATEHEIPEAHSEKSKYDTHWQADVYIRNGALGYELYGCSRDEVIRDLIDQLEQYFNFVETAPGQLPWNTVS, from the coding sequence ATGGCTTATTCAGAGAATGCACAGAAAACGGCATCAGGCGCGGTGCTACTGCCCGTCTTTATACCGGCCGTTGTGGTTATGTTGCTGCTTATCGTGGGAACATTGAGTAATCCAGAACTGGCCGGTGAGGCGTTTAAAAACGCGCTGGCATGGGTCACCGAGACCTTTGGTTGGTTCTATATGCTGGCGACAGCAATTTTCCTCGTGTTTATTATTTGTATCGGGTTTAGCAGCTGGGGGAATATTCGCTTAGGGCCTGATCATGGGGACCCGCAATACAGTTTTCCCGCGTGGTTTGCGATGCTATTTTCCGCGGGTTACGGTATCGCCTTGCTATTTTTTGGTGTTGCGGAACCAGTGTTACATTTTTCTCAGCCCCCTAACGCGACGCCTGAAACCGTGGCGGCGGCCCGAGAAGCGATGCAAATTGCCTACTTCCATTGGGGATTACACATTTGGGGTATTTATGGCCTGATGGGGTTGGTGTTGGCCTATTTCGCATTTCGTCATGGCTTGCCTCTTGCCGTACGCTCGGCGCTTTATCCGCTGATTGGCGATCGGATTTATGGGCCTATCGGTCACACCGTTGATGTGTTTGCTATTCTCGGGACTATGTTCGGCCTAGCGACCACGCTGGGGTTGTCGGTGACGCAGATTAACGCCGGCTTGCATTACCTCTGGGAAGACATTCCGATTAATACGACGGTGCAAATTACCGCCATTGCGTTGATCACTCTCGCGGCGATTGGTTCTGTTGTTGCGGGCATGGATAAGGGGGTGAAGAACTTATCGATTCTCAATATGGCTCTGGCTGTCGTGATCATGGCGATTGTCTTCATGGTTGGCCCAAGCATTCATATTTTGGATGCCTTTGTGCAAAACACCGGGGCCTATCTGAGCAATATAGTAGAGCGAACATTCAATCTGCAGGCTTATACGCAAAGTGATTGGATTGGTAACTGGACGCTGTTTATTTTTGCGTGGACCATTGCTTGGGCGCCATTTGTTGGTTTGTTTATCGCCAAAATTAGCCGTGGCCGTACCATTCGCCAGTTTATCTTTGGTGTGCTCGCTGTTCCGACCCTATTTACTTTTTTGTGGTTTGCTATTTTTGGTGATACCGCTTTGTATTTGATTATGGAACAAGGCAAAGACGTGCTGATTGGCGAAGTGCAAGCCGATCATGCCGTGGCGCTGTTTCAGTTTTATGATTTATTACCTTGGTCGACATTTTTGTCTGTGATCACGGTATTTTTGATCATCACTTTCTTTGTTACCTCATCGGATTCTGGCTCGTTAGTTGTCGATTCCTTGGCATCTGGTGGTGCACTGGAAACGCCTGTTTGGCAGCGTGTTTTTTGGGCGTCGCTTGAAGGTGTTATTGCCGCTACCTTGTTACTGGCGGGCGGTTTGGGTGCGTTGCAAGCCATGAGTATTCTGGCGGCGCTGCCTTTTGCCATTATCATGTTGATCGCGGCGCTTGGCTTATGGCGCGCGCTAGTCATTGAAGGGCATCGTGGCGCTACGTTAGAAGCCGCAGCGGCCCCCGTGCGAGCCTACAGTCAGGAAGGAAACTGGCGTAAGCGCTTAAGTTCGCTGTTTAAGTTTCCTGGGCAAGCCAAGGTGAATCACTTTATTAAAGAGGTGGTGGTGCCGGCGATGGAGGAAGTGCAAACAGAGCTGGCGATTAATGGTTGGAAAGCCAACATCACCGAAGAAGAAAGCGGTGTAACGTTTCAGTTAGAACGTGAAGATAAGTTGGACTTCTTTTACCAAGTCGCTGCGACGGAACACGAAATACCCGAAGCACACAGTGAGAAGTCGAAATACGATACTCATTGGCAGGCGGATGTGTATATTCGCAATGGTGCACTGGGTTATGAACTCTATGGCTGTAGCCGTGATGAAGTAATACGAGACTTGATTGACCAGCTAGAACAATACTTTAACTTTGTTGAAACAGCGCCTGGGCAATTACCTTGGAATACGGTTTCTTAA
- a CDS encoding alkene reductase, whose protein sequence is MSTTQNILFSPVVLGDVELPNRFVMAPLTRTRAPGHQPNALMAEYYAQRASTGLLISECTMVTEGTSAFGDDPGIYSAEQIEGWTLTTKAVHEKGGRIFMQIWHAGRAAHPLLNDGKEAVSASAIAIEGETHTPEGKKPYTVPRALTVSEIKDIVSDFRQAAINAKEAGFDGVEIHGANGYLIDQFLRDSANQRTDEYGGSLENRSRFLFEVLDAVTDVFGSGRVGLRLSPLNSFQSMKDSDPIAWTGYLAERLNRFDLAYVHLMRADFLGVQQADVVSVARKAYKGHLMVNMGYTAEEASQVIANDDADSVAFGTGILANPDFVERVKAGAELNEPNPNTFYTSGAEGYTDYPFMTA, encoded by the coding sequence ATGAGCACAACACAAAATATTTTATTTAGCCCTGTGGTACTTGGGGACGTAGAGTTGCCAAACCGTTTCGTCATGGCCCCCTTAACGCGAACCCGCGCGCCGGGCCATCAACCCAACGCCTTGATGGCAGAATATTATGCGCAACGTGCCAGCACGGGCTTGTTGATCTCAGAATGCACCATGGTAACGGAAGGTACATCGGCCTTTGGTGATGATCCAGGTATCTATTCTGCTGAGCAGATCGAAGGCTGGACGCTAACGACTAAGGCCGTACATGAAAAAGGCGGTCGTATCTTTATGCAAATTTGGCACGCTGGCCGTGCCGCGCATCCATTGTTGAATGACGGCAAAGAGGCGGTATCTGCGAGTGCCATTGCGATTGAAGGTGAAACGCACACCCCAGAAGGCAAAAAGCCTTACACCGTGCCACGTGCATTGACGGTCAGTGAGATCAAAGACATAGTGAGCGATTTCCGTCAGGCGGCGATCAATGCCAAAGAAGCGGGCTTCGATGGCGTGGAAATTCACGGCGCTAATGGTTATTTGATTGACCAGTTTTTGCGTGACAGTGCCAATCAACGTACCGATGAATACGGTGGCTCCTTGGAGAATCGTTCGCGCTTCTTATTTGAAGTGCTTGATGCGGTGACCGATGTATTTGGCAGCGGTCGAGTTGGCTTACGCCTTTCTCCACTCAACAGCTTCCAAAGTATGAAAGACAGCGATCCAATCGCGTGGACAGGTTACTTGGCAGAGCGGCTAAACCGTTTTGATTTAGCCTATGTACATTTAATGCGTGCGGATTTCCTTGGCGTGCAGCAAGCCGATGTCGTCAGTGTGGCGCGCAAAGCGTACAAAGGTCATTTGATGGTTAACATGGGCTACACAGCGGAAGAAGCTAGCCAAGTGATTGCCAACGATGACGCTGATAGCGTGGCGTTTGGTACGGGCATTCTGGCCAATCCGGACTTTGTTGAACGTGTTAAAGCGGGCGCTGAGCTGAATGAGCCAAACCCAAATACTTTCTATACCTCTGGCGCAGAAGGTTATACGGATTATCCGTTTATGACGGCATAA
- a CDS encoding Lrp/AsnC family transcriptional regulator, whose translation MVTAIILLSIEKKHINQVAEKLAAIDGLSEVYSVSGSYDIAAIARVQSNDQLSELVTQHLAQIDYILKTETMLAFRAYSKHDLEGMFSVGV comes from the coding sequence ATGGTAACCGCTATTATTTTGCTATCGATTGAGAAAAAACACATTAATCAAGTCGCCGAAAAGCTGGCGGCGATCGATGGTCTATCTGAGGTTTATTCCGTCAGTGGCTCTTACGATATCGCCGCTATCGCTCGTGTGCAGAGCAATGATCAGCTATCTGAGCTGGTGACTCAGCACCTTGCGCAAATCGATTACATTTTAAAAACCGAAACCATGCTGGCGTTTCGAGCCTATTCAAAACATGACTTAGAAGGCATGTTTTCAGTGGGCGTTTAA